Within Gemmatimonadota bacterium, the genomic segment CTCGGAAGGGATGCCCGTGCCCTGGTCGCGGATCTCGATCGCGTGGACCGGACCGTTGAACGGCAGCCCCATCGGTTGCTGGTCGCGCGGCAGGGTGCGCAGCCGGACCCGGACCTCGCCCTGTGACGGGGAGGCCTGGAACGCATTGAGGATCAGGTTGAAGAGCGCGCGATGCAGCAGGTCCTCGTCCCCCTGCATCATGAGCGGCCCGTCGGGAAGCTCGAGCGACAGGCGCGCTTGGTCACCACGGTCCGGGTGCGTGCCAGCGAGCGTCGCGGCCCCCTGCACCAGGTGCCGGAGGTCGAGCGGGTCGCGTCGCGTGACCTGCACACGCGCGAAGTCCAGGAACTCGCTCAACAGGCGCGAGAGCCGCTCCGACTCGCGCACGATGAGCGCCGCGAGGGTCCGTTCATCCGCCGTCGCGGTCGGACGGCGCGACATCTGCTCGACCGCACTGTGGATGCTCGCGAGCGGGTTCTTGATCTCATGCGCGAGCGATGCGCTCAACTCCGCGACCGCTTCGAGCCGCTGCGCGCGCAGGTGCATCGCCTCGAGCCGTTTCTGGTCCGTGATGTCCTGGAAGATCGCCGTCGTCGCCTGCCCCTCCTGCCGCAGGTCCCCGCTCACCGACGTCGTCGTGATCCCGACCGGCACCGGCACGCCGTTGCGGAGCAGCGACCCCTCGCGCCGCGCCGTCACCACGCCGCCGGCGGCATGCGCGACGAGCGCATCGGCCACCCCCGGCGCCGTCCGCGCGATGCGCGCGAGCACCGGCGTGCCGACCTCCTGGTCGACCGCGAGCCCGAGCATCGCCGCGGCCGCCGGATTCGCATAGAGCAGCTTGCCGCCATGGTCGACGGTGATGATCCCTGACCGGATGTTGGCGAGGATGTCCGCCGCGCGCAGTTGCATCCGCGCAAGCTCCTCCTGCAGCCGCTGGCGTCCCTCGCCCGCCTCCTGCAGACGCGCCGCGATGTACCCGGTGCCGACCGCCACCAGCGTGAATACCACGAGCTGCAGCACGACATACAGCGTGAGCGTCCCGCCGCTCACCAGGAACGCATCGCCGACGTAGAGCACGGAGCCGAGCATCGCGAGCAGCAGCGAGCTACCGATGGGCAGCAGCAACGCCGCCGCGGCCATCACGAGGATGTAGAGCGCCGAAAACTGCGATTCCGCGCCGCCGGTCAGGTGCACGACGCTCGTGATCAGGAAGAGGTCGTGGACGAGCTGTCCGTAGAGGAACCCCTCGCCAGGACGCCGGCGGTTCACCTCGGTCCGCACGAACGAGATGGCGGTGAGCGCCATCGCGGTCACGAAGAAGACCGTCGCGAGGAAGGTCGCCTGGGGGTCGACGAAGACCGCCCGCAGCAGCGTCGCCGCGAAGCTCCCGGTCGCCACGAGCACACGCCCGAGGTAGATCCAGCGCAGCAGGCGGCGCGGATCCAGCACGGCGTGGTATCCTTCTCCGGTCCCCGGTTCGCGAAGCGCCAAGCGCCCTCTCCAGTGTTGCAATCCGCAACGACTTCAATGAGACGAGCGGTCTGGCGAAATGCAACACCATGCCGTCACTACCTATGAGCGATCACGCCCCCTGGACCGACGACGGACGACTCCGCGTGAATGCCCGGGTCGCCATACCAGCCCATGAGCTCGAGATCCGCGCGACCCGTGCCGGCGGGCCCGGAGGACAGCACGTCAACACCTCATCGACGCGGGTGGAGGTCACGTGGCGGGCCGCGACCTCCACCGCGCTCGACCCCGAGATGCGCGAGCGGCTCCTCACCCGGCTCGGCTCGCGCCTCGATACTACCGGCACGGTGCGCGTGGTCGCCGCCGACACGCGCAGTCAGACGCAGAACCGGGCGCTCGCGCTCGAACGGCTCGCGACGATGGTCGCCCAGGCGCTCGTCGTCCCGAAGGCGCGCCGCGCCACCAAACCCACCCGCTCCTCGAAGCTCCAGCGCCTCGACACGAAGAAGCGGCGGTCCACGCAGAAGCGCGACCGCCGCTGGAAGCCCGAGGAGTGACCGACCCCGTCACTTCTGCGGCGACTTCGTCCCGGGTGTGAACGTGATGCCGATGAAGACGGTGAGGAAGTCGGCGCGCGTCTGCCGCGGGTTGAGGATCACGTTGCCGCTTCCGTCCTCCGTGATGTCCCCCGGCGTCAGGTAGCGCACGTTCTCGCCGTTCCAGGTGTGTCGCACACCAAGGTCGAAGACCGTCGTGCCCTCGCCGAACGGGATATAGAGCCCGCCGAACGCCGTCTTCGCGAACGTGCCGTCGTTCGAGTTGGTGCTCGAGGCGAACGGCTCGTCCGAACTGTTCGACCCGCGCACGCTGCTCGAGGTCGTGAACGCGGAGAACCCGACGCTGCCGCCGAGATAGGGCATCACGGTCCGCCCCGGCACTCCGATCTGCCCGCCGAGACTGCCGCCGAAGATCGAGTTGGTCGTGGAGACATCGACGTTGATCAGCCCGAGCGCGCCGCCGCCGAGAGGGACGCGTCGCGTCTCGGAACCGTAGATGAGGAAGCCGAGGTCCGCGCGAAGCGCGATCGGTCCTCCGACCTTCCAGAGCACTCCGCCGCCGACGCCGCCGGCGAAGTTGACGTTCTGGGCGAACTCGCCCTGTGGGATGCCGAGTTGGAGCCCGACCGGGATGGCGACGGTGGACTGCTGCGCCGCGAGTGCCGGCGCCGCGATGAGCAGCAGGACGAGGAGAGCGCGCAAGGTACGCATCGGACGAGGCAGAGGGTGGAGGAGCTCGACGGCCCTACCGTCGGGACGGTCCGGCTGTTTCACCCGTCACAACCGCGGGGGTTCCGAGGGCCGCCGCGAGCGCGCCGAGCGCCGTGGCCCGCCGCGCTTCGAGCTGCGCCGCCCGCTGACGCTCATCGAGGACCGCGCGCTCGCGCAGGTTCACGATGAGCAACGAACTCTCGCCGATGTCGAAGCGCCGCTGCTCCGCGGCGAGGAGCACCTCGTTCGCCGCCAGCACCCGCGCCTGCCCCGCGACCTGCGCCTCCACCGCGGCGAGTTCGATCGCCGCGCGCTCGGCCGCGAGTTGCACATCGCGCATCACGCGATCGCGTTCCGTGGCGAGCTGCCGCGTGCGCGCCTCCGCGGCCCGCAGGCGTCCGAGTTCCCGGCGCGCGAAGAGCGGGATCCGCACCGACACGCCGGCCTTCGCATCGTCGGCCGCCTCGGAGAGCGCTGGCAACGAACCGAGGGAACTCCCCGCCCCGAGCGCGCTCACCTCGGCGCTCGCCGACGGCAACACCTGCGTCAACACCAGGCGCCGCTGCGCCTCGGCCTGCAACCAGCGCGCCCGCGCGGCGAGGACCGATGGATGCTCGCGCGCCAGCCGCACGAGTTGCGCGTCGTCCACCCGGCGCGCGCCGTCAGCCACCGAAGCCGCGCCGAGCCGAGGGCGCGCGGTGGGCGGGAGCGCCACCGCCGCCCCGTTCGCGTCCCACAGATGCCCGCTCACCACCAGACGCGCAGACGCGAGCGCGGCCGACGCATCGATCTCCGCGAGTAGGCGGCGATCCCATTCGGCGAGCGCCTCCACGCTGTCGATCGCCGCGACATCACCCTCCCGCACACGCGAGCGCACGGCGTCGAGCCGGAACCGCGCGAGCGTCACCCCGTCTCGCGCGATTCCGGCGCGCGCGTCGGCCTCGTACCAGGCACCCCAGTCGCGAGCGGCCTGCTGGAGCAGCCGCACCAGTGTCGCGTCCGCGTCCGCGTCGGCCGCCTCGGCCGCCAGCTCGGCCTGCCGCACGCCGGTGCGTCGCTCATCGGTCAACAACCGGGGCCCGATCGGGATGCTGAGGCCTGCCGAGAGGAGTCCCGTCCCCGGCGTCTTGCGCTCGGGATTGATGATCGCGCCAGCCGCCCGCTCCCAGCCGACCTTCACGTCCACCCCCCAGGGGGTCGGGACGGTGAGGCGCGCATCGACCTCGTCGTAGTAGCCGATTCCCTTGAAGCGCTTGTAGTCCCACGTCGCGCTCACCGAGGGATCGAAGCCGCCCCGCGCGGCGCGCAGGTCTTCCCGCGCCTGCTGACGCACGGCCTCGGCCTGTCGCGCGACCGGGTGCGCGTCGCGCACGCGCGCGAGGAACGCCTCGAGCGTCAGCGAATCACTCTGGGCGACCGCAGGCAGCAGCGCGAGTGCGAGCGCGACGATCACTTCTTCGCGCCCTTCGCTGCCGACGGTGGGGCGGACTGGGCCGGCGGGAACCCGTTCATCAGGCGCCAGAGCTCGAAACCGACCGTGACGTTCCGGAGCAACGCCCACCCACGCGCGCCTGAGCCGAGGCGCAACTCGCGCGGCCAGTCCTCATCGCTCGAGTCGGCTTCGACGAGGACGCGGTACGTACCGTCCGGCTGCGCGAACTGGTCGATCACCGCGACGCGGCCGCCGAACGTGCCCACGGCGACACTGGGCCACCCGCTGAACTGGACTGCCGGCCACCCCGCGAACTCCAGACGCACCCGATCGCCGGGTTGCATCAGCGGCACGTCACGGGCGGTCACGTTGAGGGCGACGGCGAGCGCCGGCGTCTTCGGCTGCACGCTGGCGATCGCCTCGCCGTCCTTCACGATCTCACCCACGCCGGCGCGCAAGGCGCGCACCACCACGCCATCGCTGGGCGCACGCACGACGAGGAGCCCTTGCCGCTCCTCGAGATTGTCCCGCCCCGTCGAGAGCTTCGCCACCTCGGCCTCCCCTTCGGCCGCCTCGGCGAGCGCCGAGCTCCGGTCCCCCTCGACCTTCGCGATCTTCTCGGAGTAGTCGGCCTCCACGCCGGCCCGATCCGCCCGCGCCGTCGCCAGTGCCGCCGCCACCTCGAGGGCGAGCGCACTCGCGCGCTGCGCCCGCTGGCGCGCCGTCTCGAGTTCACCGCGCGAGCGCAGCCCCTCGGCGAACAGCGCCTGCGCGCGGGACGCCTGCACCGTCGCGATCGAATCCTCCAGCTGCGCGGCCGCGAGCGATGCCGTGAGCTGCGCGATGCGATTGTCCCCCTTCTGCCGCGCGAACACCCACGCGCTGTCGAGCGCGACGCGCTGCCGCGCGAGCGCGTCGGCCTTCGCGCGCTTCCCGGTCACCGCGTCGCGCTTCGCCTCCACCTGCTGGGCCAACCGCTCGAACGCGCGCGGATCGAGGTACGCCTCCTTCACCTCGGCCAGGGCGATGATCGGGTCACCGGCGCGCACGACCGCGCCTTCGGCGACATACCAGCGCACGATCCGGCCCCCCACCGTCGCGAACGCCTGCTGCGGCCGCTCGTCGGGGCGCAGCGCGGTCACCTCGCCGCTCGCCTGCACGTTCTGCTGCCACGGCAGGAACAGGACGAGGAGCACGAGGGCGAGGATGCCCAGCATCCAGCGGCCGAGCGTGCGGAACGACGGCTGCCGCGCGAGCAGCTTGACCGAGTCGAGCGAGGCCGCGCGCTCGGTGTTGAGGTCGGGGATGCCACCCATCAGGCGGCCCCCCGGGCGGACGGGAGGAGGGCGGAGACGACCGGATCCGCGGCGAGCTGCGGCCACGGCCGCATCGCGTGCTGCGTCCCGTCCTGAAGCACGAGCACGCGATCGCAGGACTCGAGCATCTCGCGTGCGTGCGTCACCACGAGCAGGGTCCACGGCGCACCGCGCGCGGTGAGGGCCGCCACCAGCTCACGACGCGCGCTCGGCTCGACGAGCGCGAGACATTCGTCCACCAGCACCAGGCGCGGCGAGCCCGCGATCGCGCGCGCCACGAGCAGGCGCACGCGCAGCGTCGAGGGCAGCCCGCGCGCCCCGTTGGTGAGCAGGGTACTCAGCCCGCGCTCCATCGCCTGCACGGCGTCGGCGGCGCCCACACAATCCAGCGCGACCAGCACCTCCGCCGGGCCGATGCCGGGGCGCCCCAGCGTGATGTTCTCCTCCACCGTCCCCTCGAAGATGTCGGCACTGCTGAGGACCAGGCCCATCCGGTCGCGCAACGCGGCGGGATCGAGATCGTGCAGCGTGATGCCGTCGAAGCGCACCGCTCCCGTGTAGCCCGGCTTCAGCCCGGCCAGCACGTGCAACAGCGTCGACTGCCCGGAGCCGTCGGGTCCGATGATCGCCACGCGCTCGCCGGCGGCCACATCGAAGGAGACCGCGTCGAGCGCGGCGCGCTCGATCGTCGGATATCGGTACGTGAGCCCGTCCACGCGCACACGCACCCCCTCCGCCGCCGCCGCGAGCACGAGTCCGTCGGCCCGCTCGAGCGGGAGGTCCGTCACGCCACCCAGCTTGTAGACGGAGGTGAGCACGTCGTACACGTCGGCGAGCGAGGCGACCAGCTTCTCGATTCCCGCGAGCACGGTCACGATCACCAGCTCCGCGGCGACGAACTGCCCGAGGGTGATCTGCCGGTCGATCACGAGCGCGCTGCCGAGGACCAGCAGCGCGCCGGTCACGATCGTCTTGAAGCCGATCGCCGCCATCGCCTGCACCACGAGCACGCGGAAGTGGCGCTGCCGGTAACGGAGGTAGCCGCTCACGTGCCCGTCCATGCGCTCCAGCGCAAGCGTCGCGCGTCCTCCCGACTTGAAGGCATGCACCGCGCGCGCGACCTCTTCCAGCCAATGCACCGTGCGGTACTTGTAGGCGCTCTCCATGAGGCTCGTCTCGAGCCCGCGCGGGCCGGTGAGCCGCAGGATCAGCGCGAGCGTGAGCGCGAGCCCGAGCCCGAAGAGCGTGAAGTACGGGTGGTAGAACGTGAGCAGCAGCAGCCCGAAGATCACCTGCAGCAACGCCGTCGTCGTCCCGGTGAGCAGCTTGCCAAGGCTCTTCTGGATCGTGAGCACCTCGAAGAAGCGGTTCATCCGCTCCGGCAGGTCCTCTCGCCAGGCGCGCTCCACGCTCACGCGCGGCACGCGGATGGAGAACTCCAGCGCGATGCGCGCGAAGATGCGCTGTTGGATCGACTCGACGGCCGCGAGCTGCAGCACCTGCAGCACCCCGGTCGCGAGCGTGCCCGCGACGACGAACAGGATGAGCAGCACCACCGGCTGCAGCAGCAGCCCGCCCGAGACGAGGCCGATGATCGCCTGGACCCCGAGTGGCAGCGTGAGGCTGAAGAGGCCGACGAGCGTCGCGTAGGCGTAGACGAGGCCGATGTTCCCCTTCTCCGCGAGCAGCAGCGACCCGAGGCGTTGCATGGGCGTCGCAGGTTCCGCCTCCTCATCCACCGCGGTCGTCGCGATCACCACCGGCGTGGGGAAGAGGACCGCGACGAACCGGGCTCCGTCGGCGATCTGCGCGTAGGCGGCGTCGAGCGAGACGTCGATGCCATCGCCGATGACCGCGCCCGTCGGCGCATCAGTGGCGATGCGCACGGTCACGGTGCCGTTCGCACGACGCTCGACCAGCGCGCCTCGCACGCCGCGCTCGCCATCCGCGACGACGATCAGTGGGCCGGCCGCGCCGGCGAGCGCGTCGGGCCACTCCGAGGCATTGAACGTGCGGCGAAGGAAGGAGTGGCCGGCACGGTGCGCACAGTCGCTGACACGGTCAGCGAGCACGGCGGCATCAGGCGCCGAAAGATCGAGGCGGCGGAGGTCCTGCCGCCATTCGCCGGGCGATCCGGGCATACCGGTCCGGGCGAGCAGCGCCTCGGCGAGAACGAGAGCGAGCGGGTTCGGAGACATTCGTGTGGAGGTTTCCGGATAAAACTATTCGGAAACCGCTTAGTTCCAATGGGTCCTAATATTGGAGCGTTCTCCTATGGGACTCACGGTACTAATGGTGTCGATGTTGAACGCAGAACGGGGGGCGCCGAAGCGCCCCCCGTTTGTTCAGAACGCCGGAAGTGCCTACGGCTTCTTCGGCTCCGGCGCCTTGGTCGGCGCCTTCCCCATGTCGTGCCCACCGGCGCCATGTTCCATCGTCGGCCGCGCACCGGCCGGATGGTGCGCCCGCATGTTCTGCTCGAAGATGCGCTTCTGCTCGGGCGTGAGGAGCGCCATGAACTGGGCGTGCTCGCCGTCCATCAGCTTCTGCACTTCGGCGCGCACTGCAACCGAGTCGCGGCCGCCCGGGTTGCGCTGCAACTCCTCCATGAGCTTGTGCTGCTTCGCCTTGATCTCGGTCACCTGCCGGATCTGCGCGTCGGTAAGGGCGATCCCCTTGAAGTGTTCCGCGAGTTCGGCGTCGAGCGCCGGCTTGGCCTGGTGGTCGTGTGACATCGCGGCCTGTTGCGCCGGCAGCGCGGGGGCGGACAGGGCGAGGGCGAGCGCGAAGCGGAGGAAACGCACGGGCATGGGTGGGCTCGGGAGGAAGGGAGAGAGGGGTGGGATCAGTCGGGCTTGATGAGCGCCTTCACCGATTCGGGAGGCGCGAGTGCCGTGTCGTCGAGCGTGTCGAACTCGACGTTCGCGATGGTGATGATCAACCGGTACTGCGGATTGCGCTGCTCGATGCGCGTGGCGACCGTGAGCCCATGGAACGTCCGGTACTCGCTCACCACGCTCGTGGCCTCGACGCGGCCGGCGGGCGTGACGAGCGCGGTGCGACTCCCGGCACTGAACCCCGTCTCGACGTCGAAGTACTCCACGAGCGTATCGCCGCTCGGCCGGATCATCTGCACCGGATGGACGCGTCTCCCTTGGAACAGTGTCGGCTCGAGGGTCGTCACGCTCGCAAAGCGCGAGTAGTCATGGAGGTCACCGAAGAAGTCGGCCTGGTCGGCCATCTGCGTCGCCATCTCGCCGTCGAGCAGCATCGCGCCGGCGCCCGGCTGGACCGACCATGCCACCTTACCGTCGAAGCCCGAGAGCACCTCGCCCACGGGCCCCATCGTGACGCGCAGGAGATACTGCTTGGGTCGGCGCTTGAGGATCTCGAGCGGCGCATCGAGCCCCATGTCGGGGATCGTGAAGGACCCGCTCAACCGCAGCGACGTGTGTCCCTCGAGTGCCGCACGGCCACCGATGAGCGAATCATGCCGCGCACCCAGCGCCTGAGGCGTGGGCAGCGGCTGCGACCGGACCGATCCGCCGAGAGCCGCGAGCAGGAGCACGGCAGCGGCGACCGGCCGGAGCGTCGACACATGGGAGCGAGCGGTCATCAAGGGTCGGTACGGGGGACAGGACAGCGCGACACGGTCGGGCGCTTCAAGATACCACCGCGCGGCGATCGGGTTCCGGTCGGACGCTCACGGCTTGGCCGCCGGGAGTCCGGCCTGCAGCGCCAAGGCGATCCGGTCCTGATTCGTCTCAGACCCGCCGGTGATCATGGCGGCGAGGTTGTTCTGCCGCACGAACACGTATGGGCCGGCGAATGGCGGTGACGCGCCGACGGGGGCACCGGTGGTCGCGTCGAGCGAGTCCGTGACCGCGCGACGCGCCACGCTGTCCGCGAAGATCCAGGCGAAGACCTCGCCGCCGCCCGCCGCGATGACGACGGCACGCGCCCCCATCCACGCAGGCCCCGCCGGCGCGTCCGTGACCTCGCGCGGCGCGACGCCGGCGCGCACGAGGCGCTCGATGAGGTGCTCCTTCGACCAGAGTCCCGTCGCCGGGAGCGCAGCCACCCGCACCGCGGTCGACTCCGCTCGCGCGATCCCCACCCGCTCCACGCGCGTGCGCTCGACCTCCGCCGCCTCGCGACCGCAGCCGATGAGGCCACCGCTCGCGCCGAACGCCACCAGGACTATCTTCCACACATGCATCGCGATCCCCTCGATCGTCCGGTGAGCACCGAACCCGTCCGCGTGGACAAATGGCTCTGGGCCGCGCGCTTCTTCAAGACGCGCTCCCTCGCGGCCGACGCGGTGGACGGTGGCAAGGTGCAGGTGAACGGCGAACGCGCCAAGCCGGCCAAGGCCGTTCGCCCGGGCGACGAGGTGCGGGTCCGCATCGGACCATACGAGCATGTCCTCCAGGTGACCGGTACCGGAGAGCGCCGCGGGACCGCCGCCGAGGCCGCGCGACTGTTCACGGAGACGGACGCATCCCGCGCCGCGCGCGAGAAGCTGCACTGGCAGCTCCACGCGGCCGCGCCGGCCATGGAGCCGGAGCCGGGGCGCCCCACCAAGCGCGACCGCCGCGACCTGGAACGGTTCCGCAACCGTTGACCTAGGCGCCGGACCCGGCAACGCGGCGGAGCGTCGCGTCGTCGAGCCGGTGCCCGCCCTCGAACCGTTCGAACGCGTAGCGGAAGCCCGCGGCGTCCAGCCGGTCACGTTCCAGCGTGAGCTGCTCGGCCGAGACGAATCGATCCCGCTCGCCGACCACCAGCGTGGTGCGCGTCCGGCCGAGCGGCGAGGCCGCATCGAGCGCGAGCTCGGGCGCGATCGAACCGCCCCAGCAGATCAGGTGCGCAGGGGTGACCCCGCCATGCGCCACCCAGCGCGAAGCGGCCGCGGTCCCCTGCGAGAATCCGAGTATCGTGAGGGGTGCCGACGGCGCGACGATCGCGCGGTAGTGGTCGTGCACCTGCTGCAGCCAATGCAGTTGGTCCACGATCTCCTCGGCACGCTCCTCGCGCGTCATCCACGAGGCCCCGACGCTGGCGGCCGCGTGCCGCTCGAGCGGCGAGCGGACGTCATAGAACCGCGAGAGTGCCTCGGGCGCCACGATGAGGCGGGAGCCGTCGTCGAGCGCGGCGCAGGCGGCGAGGAAGTCGGTCGCCAGCTGCCCGTAGCCGTGCAGCACGATCCAGAGCTCCCCCGCCGCGCGCCGGTCCGTGGGGCCCCGCACCGCACACCGCGCCGTCCGGCGGGTCACGAACCGCTCCACCACTGGAGGCGTTGGTTCTGTCATGACCGGAATCAATCCGCGGGCCGTCGCCGCGACCAGTGGCGGGAGCCTCCCCGGTCCGATTACCATTCGAGCCGAACCCCGTTCCTCCGGAGTGACCAGATGTCCAGCAGCAACGAGGCGCACGACCCGAACAAGCTCGGCTGGGGCTTCGCGGCCGCGATCATCGTGCTCGCGATCGTCGCGAACGTGGCGGCGTACAGCACCCACAAGGCGACGTATCTGAAGCCGGACAAGGCGGTGCCAGCGGCAGGCGCTGCAGCGCACTGAGGCAGAGGGCAGTGTCGAGATGGCAGAAGCGGGGGACCGGCCAAGTGCCAGTCCCCCGCTTCTGACTTCTCCCATCTCCCGTCCGCGCTCCGTCTAGTTCTTGTGCCGGAAGGTGATGCGTCCGCGACTCAGATCGTACGGCGACACCTCGACCGAGACGCGATCCCCTTGGAGCACGCGGATGCGGAAGCGCCGCATCTTGCCGGCCATCGTGGCCAGGACATCGTGTCCGTTCGAGAGGTGCACCCGGAAGGTCGCGCTTGGCAGCACTTCGGAGACGGTCCCTTCGAGTTCGATCGCTTCTTCTTTGGCCATACGGTCCGGTGATGGGTAACGACGAAAGATATCCCGATGGGCCCCGCTTCGGCAGGGGTCAGCGGGGGGCGTCGCAGCGGGGGGCGCCGGCGGCCGCGGCCTGAAGCACCGCGACGAGTTCCCGCACGACCGAGGCCCCGGCGTCCGCGTCGTACCACTTCTGCTTGTCTCGGGCGAACGTCTCGAGCGTCCCTGCGGTCCGGGCCTGCATCGCGAGCTGCTGAAGCGCGGCCGGACGCTCCACCAGACACCCGACATCATTCCCGCTCGGGTCGAGAACGACGAAGGTCGGCGTCGCCGGCCGGCCGTCAGGCGTCCGATGCGCTTCCATCACCGCCTGACCGGGGCCCGGTAGCACCACGCGGAGCTCGAGCGACGGCACCTGCTCCACCAGTCGCGCGATGTACGGGAGCGTGTTCGCGGAGTCGCTGCACCCGTCCACCGCGACGACGAGGATCCGCCACCGGCCCATCAACGCGCGCGCGGTCGCGAGGACGTCCGGCGCGATCACGGCCGCCTCGGTATGGCGCACCCAGAGCTCACGCCGCGCCTTCGCCTCGGCGAGAAAGGTCCGATAGTCTTGGCCGCTGGCGTAGAGCGCCCCGAGGGTCGAGTCGGTGCGGACCGCGGGCGCCAGGCCCGTCTCGGCACCGGAGTCGCAGGCGGGGAGCGGCGAAGCGACGGCGAGCAACGCGAAGGCGATCGGGATGAGCACGGGGCTCCCGGATTCGGGGACGAGGTGGGCGGACCGATGCAAGATGACCACGTCGACGCCGCCCTGTCCACCGCATCGGGCGTCGGTTACTCTCCCGCATGGCCGCCCTCACCGACGCCGTGCTCGCGTATCTCGCCGCCAACCGGCTCGAGACCGTGGCCGCGCTCTTCGGCATCGTGAGCGTGTGGCTGAGCACCCGCGAGCACATCGCCAGCTGGCCCACCGCGATCGTGAACGTGGGGCTCTATTTCCTCGTCTTCCGGCGCGCGCAGCTCTACGCGGACATGTGGCTGCAGGCCATCTACCTCGTCCTCTCGTGCTACGGCTGGTACGAGTGGAAGTTCGGCGGCGCCGACCGCACCGAGCTCCCCGTCTCCCGCGTGACGCGCCGCGAGGCGTTGCGCCTCATCCCGATCGGGCTCGTCGCCGCCTCCGGCCTCGCGCTCTACTTCGAGCGGCATACCGACGCGGCCCTGCCCTGGGTGGACTCCGCGCTCTCGGTGCTGAGCCTCATCGCGCAGTGGATGATGACCCGCAAGCTCCTGGAGAACTGGGCGCTCTGGATCGTCGCCGACATCGCCTACGTGGCGATGTTCCTCTCGAAGGCGCTGTACGTGACCGCGGCGCTCTATGCCGTCTTCCTCGTGCTCGCGACCAAGGGCTACCTCGACTGGCGCCGTTCATGGCTGGCTCGCGCATCGTCCTGACCGGCCCCGAGTGCACGGGGAAGACGACCCTCGCGACCGCCCTCTCGCGGCACCTCGGCGTGCCCTCCGTTCCCGAGGCGGCACGCCTCTTCGCCGAGCGCGCCGACACGCCGCTCTCCGCGACGACGGTCGAACCCATCGCGCGCCTCGCGATGGAGCTGCAGGACGCCGTCGGCGCCGACGGCCCGTCCGCGTTCGTCGGCGACACCGACCTCGTGAGCACCGTGGTCTACGCGCGGCACTACTATGGTCACTGCCCGGACTGGATCGTCGCGGAAGCCCGCGCGCGGCGCGCCGATCTGTATCTGCTCTGCGCCCCCGACCTGCCATGGACGCCCGACGGCGTGCGCGATCGCCCCCTGAATCGCGAAGCGCTCTTCGAGGACTTCGCGGCGGTCCTGCGCGCGATGGACGCGAACGTGGTCGTCATCACGGGCGAGGGTCAAGCACGCACCGACGGGGCGCTGCGTGCGGTGGAGTGCCTCGCGCGCTAGACGCCGGTCAGCGCGGCGGCCACGAGGTGACCGCCGCGTCGAGCCGCTCCACGAACGCCGCGATGGTACGCGCCGCGCGGTAGTAGAACCCGGGCTGGATCCGCTCCGGATCGTCGGTCGCCTTGTGATAGTCGGGGTGATCCTCGACGCCGAAGTACACGAACGGGATCCCGGCGGCGTGGAACGCGCCCTGGTCCGACTGGCCGGTCCAATCCTCGGATCCGCCGCCGCTGTCGTGCCCGAGTCTGAGCGTCACGAGCGCCTGCGGCGCCAGGGCCTCGAGGAGCGGGCGCATCCGCGGCCACGGCGTCGCGCCGGCCGCGAACAGTTCACCCTTCTCGTTGCGCGAGACCATGTCGAGGTTCACGTTGGCGACGATCGACGCCAGCGGCACGGGCGGCGCCGCGACGAAGGCACGCGCGCCCTGCAGCCCGACCTCCTCCGCGTCCCACAACGCGAAGAGGATCGTGTGCTCCGGCGGGTGCGCCCTGAAGTGCGCAGCCATCGCGAGCACCGCGGCGGTGCCCGACGCATTGTCATCCGCCCCGTTGAAGACCTGGCCGTTGCGTGTCCCCACATGGTCGTAGTGCGCGCTCACCACGATCA encodes:
- a CDS encoding ATP-binding cassette domain-containing protein, with product MSPNPLALVLAEALLARTGMPGSPGEWRQDLRRLDLSAPDAAVLADRVSDCAHRAGHSFLRRTFNASEWPDALAGAAGPLIVVADGERGVRGALVERRANGTVTVRIATDAPTGAVIGDGIDVSLDAAYAQIADGARFVAVLFPTPVVIATTAVDEEAEPATPMQRLGSLLLAEKGNIGLVYAYATLVGLFSLTLPLGVQAIIGLVSGGLLLQPVVLLILFVVAGTLATGVLQVLQLAAVESIQQRIFARIALEFSIRVPRVSVERAWREDLPERMNRFFEVLTIQKSLGKLLTGTTTALLQVIFGLLLLTFYHPYFTLFGLGLALTLALILRLTGPRGLETSLMESAYKYRTVHWLEEVARAVHAFKSGGRATLALERMDGHVSGYLRYRQRHFRVLVVQAMAAIGFKTIVTGALLVLGSALVIDRQITLGQFVAAELVIVTVLAGIEKLVASLADVYDVLTSVYKLGGVTDLPLERADGLVLAAAAEGVRVRVDGLTYRYPTIERAALDAVSFDVAAGERVAIIGPDGSGQSTLLHVLAGLKPGYTGAVRFDGITLHDLDPAALRDRMGLVLSSADIFEGTVEENITLGRPGIGPAEVLVALDCVGAADAVQAMERGLSTLLTNGARGLPSTLRVRLLVARAIAGSPRLVLVDECLALVEPSARRELVAALTARGAPWTLLVVTHAREMLESCDRVLVLQDGTQHAMRPWPQLAADPVVSALLPSARGAA
- a CDS encoding ATP-binding protein; its protein translation is MAGSRIVLTGPECTGKTTLATALSRHLGVPSVPEAARLFAERADTPLSATTVEPIARLAMELQDAVGADGPSAFVGDTDLVSTVVYARHYYGHCPDWIVAEARARRADLYLLCAPDLPWTPDGVRDRPLNREALFEDFAAVLRAMDANVVVITGEGQARTDGALRAVECLAR
- a CDS encoding nicotinamide mononucleotide transporter — encoded protein: MAALTDAVLAYLAANRLETVAALFGIVSVWLSTREHIASWPTAIVNVGLYFLVFRRAQLYADMWLQAIYLVLSCYGWYEWKFGGADRTELPVSRVTRREALRLIPIGLVAASGLALYFERHTDAALPWVDSALSVLSLIAQWMMTRKLLENWALWIVADIAYVAMFLSKALYVTAALYAVFLVLATKGYLDWRRSWLARASS
- a CDS encoding RNA-binding S4 domain-containing protein; the encoded protein is MHRDPLDRPVSTEPVRVDKWLWAARFFKTRSLAADAVDGGKVQVNGERAKPAKAVRPGDEVRVRIGPYEHVLQVTGTGERRGTAAEAARLFTETDASRAAREKLHWQLHAAAPAMEPEPGRPTKRDRRDLERFRNR
- the infA gene encoding translation initiation factor IF-1, coding for MAKEEAIELEGTVSEVLPSATFRVHLSNGHDVLATMAGKMRRFRIRVLQGDRVSVEVSPYDLSRGRITFRHKN
- a CDS encoding thioredoxin family protein, with the protein product MLIPIAFALLAVASPLPACDSGAETGLAPAVRTDSTLGALYASGQDYRTFLAEAKARRELWVRHTEAAVIAPDVLATARALMGRWRILVVAVDGCSDSANTLPYIARLVEQVPSLELRVVLPGPGQAVMEAHRTPDGRPATPTFVVLDPSGNDVGCLVERPAALQQLAMQARTAGTLETFARDKQKWYDADAGASVVRELVAVLQAAAAGAPRCDAPR